The following nucleotide sequence is from Solanum dulcamara chromosome 7, daSolDulc1.2, whole genome shotgun sequence.
TTTGTTCTTAGTTAAGTCAACATTGATTGAGACAGATCATACGTCATAAGAGAAAACAGGTAAAACTGTGAGATATTAATAAAACCACTGCCTGATTTGAACATGCATCAATATAATTTTGCAGTTTCTACTGAATTGGAAGAAAACATTATTCAAGACTGTTGGTCATAATTTCTAGCATACGGCAGTCATCGAGCAGCAGTATAGGCCATTAATTGTgaatattattttaagaaaCATTTTTATTAATGGCTATAAATACCACATTGTGAAGACCTTTAGCTGCCTTGATGAACTCACCAAATGAGCATACAAGGATATGGCTACTCCATATGGATCCTTCAGGATTAAATTTTGAGAAACTGAACATCCTCCTGTCAAAATCATAATGTTGTCCCACACTCCTAGTGAAGTCCCATACCATTGATGTAGTCTAAATTGATAAGAGGAATgtaaaattgagtaattatTGGTTTATTGGCTACCCAACATCTCATAAAAATGAACGATGTGAGAAGGAGAATAAATAAGACGATATCCATTCCTAACCGGTTAAAATTGGTGGATTGGGGTGACTTGTTGGATGCTTGACTATTTTGTTACCTTCAACGCTAATGGTTGACTAGAAATAGGCTGTTTCCTCTAGCTTTTATGGGAAGTACCAAAGTATAAAAATTAGTGCAACTAGAACACAATAGTAGCTGTGTTTTGCTAAGTGCACCAAATCAATAACtaaatgtcaaaaatagaaATTGGAGTAACATCTTACAGAAGCTAGAAACACTTTTGCAGCAGCCATGAAGTCCTCTGTTTTTCCACCAGTACAAGATCCAATATATACTCGATCGATTTTGACATCTCTGCATTCTCTTGCCAAAGCACGATTATCAGGAGAATGAGGCTGCAGGATGCACAGAAGATTTAGAAGATTTTTTTGAAACTGTGAAGATTTAGAACATTTGGAACAGGCAGTACTAAAAATGAGTAGATATCCGTCTCCAGAGAAATAAAACAAGATActaaacaagaagaaaataccTCAGATCTCTGCAAAGAGCTCTCTACTAATGTTCTAaatcttttgaaaataaaaaatttaagttcAAATTTTGACACCTTATGAATTATATCCACACAACCGAACACTGTTAATACCATTGATGAATCCCCAAAGAGAGAAGGCTAGAACATAACCAACCTTAGCCACTAAGGGCTCCAACTTTGAAACATCGAATCTGTATTCCTTGAGATATCTGATATACAAAAAACAATGTGTAAATGTAAATCATGGCAATTTGAACTCACAAATGATAATCTAATATACTCTTTTGGTGAGACAAGAGAATAAGAGAAGGTTATATGGGAGATGACAACAAGTGCTCAACCTTATGAAAGAGTtgcatcaaataaataaaatcctaCAATCTCAGTGGAAATAAAATAAGTCGATTTCATGAAAGAGGGCTATTGCTTTACTAAAACACTTCTATAAGCCGAAGATTTTGAAAAGAAACCAATCTCAGACCCTTCTGGTGTTAGCTCTATCCAAATACAAAGGTCCACAGCCACTAAAACATCTTGCTGGACAAAATTATAATTCGTTAGGCAACCAATCTCCCAATGTTCATCAGTTAAAAATTCAGTACTAGCTGGAAGCACAAAATTTTTATCTAAAGAACAGAATATTCAGACATTCATCATGGGCCAGATTTCCATTATTGAGTCACATAATGAGCCTCAGAACAAGATTCTATCGCCTAAACAAAAAGGAGTAGCTAATAACTGCACTCTAATACTATTTTCTGATTTTGTCAATTTTCAGGACATCTAGTCCTCCTTCGTAttctttatttacttttgataaataattatttttcattacaAGAAAATGATGGCAAGAAAGGAATTGTTTTTGGCAAAATGTGTCACCACATTCTCCAGGATATATGGACATTATTTCTACAAAGCTTACTGTAGAACAAATCTGTCTCATCAACTAATTTCCCACTTCTTTTACCAAAACATATGAAGTATTTCAACCTTGTTCTTGGACTTGAACATATTCTGGTATCTTCAAAAATCTTTGCTCTTTTCCATTTAATCTCATATactttttaaaacataaacaCTTTCGGAAAAATAGTTTGTCTGGTACCTTCACAAAATGATCAGTAATTATCACCTAATTTTGGCCACATATGGAGTGCTCAAAGtaacaataaagaaaatatgTACCAACAAAAGAATTGGCAATTCAATTTGAGATGAGACAAATGCACACTAGAATAATATGGAATCATTTGGTGACATTGCTACAATGGTCTATGGTGTTAAATACCTGGCTCCTTCATCACTATAAACAGGTTCATAGGGCACAGAAGTCCTTCCCTGTGACAGTAGAAAATAAAAATCCATTAGCTGAATAATGGTTCTTTATTCAGTCACCCCTGAATATAAAGTTATAAGATCTTTTTGGCAGCATGTCTCAGATGATATTTAGCTCACAAGGGAGGTGGAAAAGTTTAAAGAGGTGAAGTTGAGTCCCCAGCTTCCCCACTTACCTCAAGATAGTCATATGTCGTTTTATCAGCTGGGATGACACCATTCTTTCCACCAGCTTCAACAACCATGTTGCATAATGTCATTCTTTCTTCCATCTATTAAAACAATAAGATCCATAATTACTTAAATATCCAACCTGGTTACTCccatcaacaatatcaaaagaaaaaaaaaaacttacagtCAAGCTTTCAACTGTCGTGCCAACAAACTCCATTGCTTTATAAGTAGCACCAGCCACTGAAATTTCACCAATAATCTGCAATTTTTCGAAGCAAAGGACAAGAATTTGAGCTTTGAATTCTTATCAATTCAACAACGTTGTAGAGAAACAGAACAACTGACATAACAAATCATAACAACACACAAAAATGAAGTAAAGAGCATCTAACAAAACTTACTTGCAAAATTAAGTCCTTAGCAAGCAAGTAATCGGGCATTTCACCATCCATTACAAATCTTAAAGTTGGAGGCACCTGCAtcatacaaatttaaatttcataGATGATGTCATTTGCAGAAAGAGAAGTTATTTAACTATGAAAAGAACAAAATGTCGAAGAGGCACATGTGACTGTCAGTTCTTGTTTTTTCTCCGTTCATGCATTTAATCGCGTTTAAGTAGATGGTTTGAACCTTCAAGCAAAATAAAGTGCTATGGTTACACCCTTCGGGGTGGCTCAGATGGTTTGAGCTTGGGACTTCCATAATGGAAGTTTCAAGTTTGAAACCCGTAGCAGGGGGTTGGCCTTTTGGGTCAAGCTTGTCTCCCGGAGCTTAGTGTGATTTGCGAACTATTACACAGGAACTGGGTTCACCCTGTGCACACCAAAAGGCAGTGGCTGCGAGTTACcttgtcatttaaaaaaaaagtgctATGGTTACTTGTGAATCTTGTGAGATGCAAAGGAGAGAAAGCTCAGTGACATGTTCTATGAGCTTATAATTTACTATTGTAAGTCTTTAGCTCTGTCATCTGTGTCTAAAAAGGTTAAGTCTTTGGTAAGGGACAACAAAAAAGAGAGTGAGTTACACCTCTATGCAACAGTAGAAAATGTAGACAAAGCTCCTCGGGATATTTAATTAGGAATTTCATATTTCCAATAAAATCAAACAACACAGCTGTAAATCCAGAACTGCATCCCATAAAGGCAAGAATCACATACCTTGAGCAGAATCTTGCCAGTACCCAACACAAAACCAGCATCAGTATTGCCAATCCCAGTGGCGAATTGCCCGAAAGCTCCAGCAGTACATGTGTGAGAGTCTGTACCCACCAAAACCTGGGAACAAACATACAAATTTCATAAAGTTAAAGCATATGCACATACATATCAAAATGTCTTGGCAATGTGGATACTGTCGAAGATTATACACCTCTCCAGGTCTGCAGTGACCTTCTTGTGCAAGAGCAACGTGGCAGACACCCTTGTAATCAGGATTAGCCTGTGTAGTTATCATACACTTAGATTTTTTCATTTGCTATGAGCAGACAAAGAAAGTAAAAGCTTGCACAGCACATAATAAGGTATTCTTAGAAGGAAATAGCCATACGCGGAAGTTCCCCAGATCTTTAATGTCATAGAAGTACTTAATATTCTGTTCATTGCAGAAATCCCTCAAGATATCCACGTTTCGGTTTGCTCGTTCATCGGTTGTGAATATGTAATGGTCAGGTATAATGACAAGCTTTTCACGATCCCAGACCTATGATATTGAAATAAGGAAACATCCATTATGTATATAATTCGAATAAATCCATCTAATCAACAATATAATCTTGAGCTTGAGAAACATAATCTTTAGTTCATATTTCAACATTTAATAACACCATTACCGGTCCACCAGAGAACTAAAGAAAAGTAGCATACTAAGCACCCGGTTGGCCAAAGATTTTGGGAGtagattttttgaagaaaaaaattgaaaacattgTTTGCTCGTGAAAATGAGTCAGCTTCTGATAATTTATCTTCCAAAGATTTTCACGTTCCAAAAACTAGCCCAGACCAGTTTTGGGGTGAAATTTCACTTCACCTCACAAAACTTCAGTTTTTTTCAAAGTAAAAATGCATCTCCAAACGCAACTTCAAGTTCCAAAAACTATTTTACAACAAAACTTCAGAAAGTcattttttcaagtttcaactaaATCTATGACCAAATGCTAAGAATCAGTTTTCAAGTACTCAAAACAAGATCAAATTTACTCTGCCAAAATTGCAAGACAATAAACTTGCACTAAAAAGTGCATGTCCAAACACAACTTCGAGTTCCAAAAACTATCTTTCAACAGAACttcaaaaactcttttttttttcaagtttcaactaaATCTACAACCAAACGCTAGCTAAGAATCAGTTTTCAAGTACTCGGAGCAAAATCAAATCTACTCTGCCAAAATAGCAAGACAATCAATTTGCACAAAAAAAGTTACTCTACTAGCAACATATATACCTTAGCATTCTGCCCAAACTCTTTCTTGAAAATTCCAATAGAGCCAGGGCCACAAACATCATGGGTCATCAGAACATCAACATTGACCCAAACATTATCACCAGGGCTCACTTCAGGCTTATCAGAAGCCTTAGCTAATATCTTCTCAGTCATAGTCATCCCAGTCTTTACCTAAAAACAAACCCAATAATCAAAAATCACCAAATCAAAAACCCCATGATAAAAAagtcaactttttttttccaattaagagcacaaaaaaaaacaatcagaAATACATACTGTTCCAGTTGTGGCAGGTTTTCTTTCAGTCTGCTGTGGTGTCATCACAGAAACAATTTTCTTGGAAATCCTTTTCCGAGCAGTTTGAACGGAAAATGAAGATTgtgaagagaaagaagatagACCCAAATCTTTCTGcgtcaaaataagagaaaatcagCAAAAGGGTCAGtgtaaattcactcaaaacagaagaaatcttgatttttttcagCAAAAGGGTCAGTATAGATTCACTCAAAATGGGGTGAGAAAAACTTGATTTTGCATCAAAGGGGCATCTTAATTCAATCATTTATACACACACAAACCTTATTGATGAAAACTGTAGAACTTGAAGCTATAGATGAAGACGCCGCCATTGCAGACAGAAATTATCAAGATTTGTTCTCGTGAAAACTTGAGAAGAAGAAGTTATTAGCCCAAATAAATGGCGGCTGATGAAGGTAAAAATGGTCGAGCTCTAGGTGATAAGGTCCCACAAAATTtgtcacaaataaaatgaatCGTGTGGAATCAACGACTCAAACaacttttattctttttatatattatttataggaaaattaAGGTTCAATTTTACAAAATAGTCTAAATTTGTACTTCTTACTTTTTGAGGATCAAGGCACTTAATTTGATAATCAATTTGCGTATAGATTTTTCAGAGATTGTTGacgtgttttttttttttcagtcGAATGACTATCAAAAATTTTTCGGGGAAATTACATAATTTCTTTCGATATCCATTTGGCCAAactaattatttttgtatactctttaattatttttcaattcgCGCACTGATGTCAGCTTCTACTCTTCGCTCATCATAATTGTTGATGAAAGTTCAAATTTTTAAACTTGTTTTGTCTTGTCATGTTTATTTCTTAGTTTTAccataatttttccttctttatttttaacttaAGTACGTGGCGTTGTTACACCAGATCTACGAGTCTCCCGAAGGACTCTTTCGGTTGATAGTTCTGGTTTTCAGCCGATATACTTTAGTTCTGATTTACCCCGTTCATCTCTtctttttaacttatttttaacaACTTCATCTTTAACCCCACCCCGGATATATCTGACTACAATTATGTCCTTTGTTTAGGTGGACTGTCAAGGCCAATTCAAGTTTCTAGGAATTTACAAGTTAATCCATAGTCGTTGTTAAAAGTTAAGAAGCTAACCATATACTAAGggtttcaaaattaaaatatgtacaATCATTTAAATAATACAGCATAAAcataaagatatattttttgagGAAAATTAATTTAAGAGACTTACATGACTTTGACTGAGAGAGGTTTTCCTTTCGGTGACCCCGAAGGTCTTTGAGATAGAACTAAAACTTCACACAAACACACACTTGTTTTATAAACTGCTTTAGTACAAAATAGAGAAGTTTTTTGGAAGGGGACTCGTGTTTTTATAGGAAGGGAAGGGGAATATGTTGGAGGATTTTCTTACACTTAAACTTGGAGCGTCTCTCTCTAGAATTCTGTCTTCTAATTCACACAACTATCTCTTATATAGAGGTAGAGATAGCAAAATGAAAGGATTAAAACATTGCTACATGGCCTTTTTTCTAGATGGCCGACACTTATTGATAAGGTTTAATAATGCGCGTCGGGTGCTCATTGGGCTCCATCGTCACATGCATTATTAATTTATCTTTTGGACTGACTATCTACAGACGCGTGCTTTTGTCAACAGTTTTTTCCTCTTTTGGAGGGTAGTGATAAAGTGACAGGACTCACATAATATCTGTGGGCATACCCACATGGCACACTTATTCACATATCTTTATGTCCTTTTCATCTGTCTTTATGTTTTTGTCTCCTCTTTGTCTTTAGCTTCTTGGATGCTTTTGCTCTAAGTATCAAGATTATGAAGAGCAATAGAGTCAAAACTCATGCCCGAGTCGTCGTCTTCATACGGGTCTTGGGCGTCTCGGTAATTATCGTTTCCATAGCCTTCTTCCGAACTGGGTGTTCTTATTGGGCTTGTATGTGTGTCTTCGTCTGATTGAACTCTTCCGTTTCCTGGATCTGGACTGTCTTTACTAATAACATGCTTATCACATCCCTGGTCTTTGAAGAATTGTTCTAAAGTCTGCTTAATTAtggctttaatttttttttcttttttatagctATATTTCTTTTAGAACTGTCTTGGTAGAAAGTTTTAGGTAACCTCCTTCGTGAGGAAGAAGATTCCGCTTCTTCACTTTTTGGCAAAGTGACAGCCGTTAACGAATTTGATTTGTCTTTACCGGCTACCGTTTGCGCCAGATTAGCTATACCTTGATCTGATATAGTAGATTTCTGAGCATTCAGAGGGGAATACACGCCCTTCTCATCCATTTTTTGTTGAGATGGAGAACTCAAGTCTTCTATTTGAGTACCTGTATTTGTTTTAGCGATAAACTTACCTTGAAAAGTCTCCAGTTGTTTCATAAGTCTCATATTTTCTTGTATGAGAGCTTCATTTTTTGTATTTAGTCTTTTGAAGGCTTCTGTCATGGTAGAACAATGGTCGCAGAATATGATTTTATCTGTGTCTTTCTGAATATTGTATTGGGGTATTTGGGCTTGGTTTCGTCTAAGGGCTCGAGAGATATAATAGTTTGGGCCCAAAATACCTCTGGCATAGTCTAAGGCTTctgtaaaattattaaaacctttaaaAAATGGGTTTTTTATTCCATTTATAGTGTCTACTACTTCTAACCAAGTCTGAAAAACGCCATTTGTTTTTCCATGTATGACTACatagtatttaaatttattttctctattattGTCTGAGAAATATTGACATAGGGCGTTATTGGCtacaataaaatatttagtatCTTGTTCAGTATATGCTATCCATAAATTATCtactaaatatttttgtgtcttATCTATATTACATTCTGGGAGTATTCTAAAAGACAGGTTACATTGAGGATAGgagattaaattaaatttaccGAAGTAAATTCGCTCCATCATCTCAATTGTTCCCTGAGGTCTGAAATTAAGCTTACCAAGCAATGTCTGAGCATATGAGTCTGCTGGGGCTATTCCCTTACTTTTGTCTGCTAGCTGTTGGCCAGTGGGTCTCATGCTGAAACACAGATGTTTAATTTGTTTTTAGTTGCAATCTACTCAACTGATCAGctaaattattatcttttccctttacatattcaaaaactatattattgtatatagaTAGAACATCCATAAAATTTAGCCATCTTCTTTTACTACTTGTTTTACTATTGATTGTCTGGTGAAACTTTACTATTGCTTTACAATCCGTTCTTACTAACACTTCTGgtttatttaatatgtatagtTTAAAACTGTTCAGTCTATATATTATTGCTAAAACTTCTGCGtctatactactcatatttcctttttctttatatttaccGCTTTGGTAGacacatattttttcttcattcttaCTACTATATTTATTTGGTCTAGTTTTTAACACAGCTCCCCATCCTAGCTGACTTCCATCAGTTTGTACTATTGAATAATTTGTTTCGAGGGGGATTTGTAAATCTGATATATGTTTaaccttttctttaatttgctGAATTTGTTTAATATCTTCTATATTAAAATGTTTTTGTCCTTTGCTACCTGTTCTAGCATATAAAGGTCCTGCTATTTTTCCTAAatctttaataaaatttctagcataatttactaatcctaattttttttgaagttctTTAGTAGTATCTAGTTTATCTGGCATGTCTAGTACTTTTTTAGCTATGTGTGGTTGTAACTTTATTTTACCTTCTCCTATTGTTACTCCTAAGAAATTAATATGAGTCTTACATAGTTCCATTTTCTTTTTGCTAATTATGATTccatttttaacaaataaatgAAACACTGTTTGTAAGTGTCCTAAGTGTTCTTGTATGTCTTTACTAAACACTAGTACATCATCTACATAAACTAATacaaagtttttatattctccGAATAGAGTATCCATTTTTCATTGGAAAATAGGTGGTGCAGTCATCAACCCGAAAGGCATGGCTAGCCATTCGAAATGTCTTTTTGGACAAGTGAATGCTGTCCATTCTATACTTTCTGGGTGCATTTTTACCTGTCAATATCCTGATTTACAATCAAATTTGCTAAAAAACCTTTTACCTTGTATTCTATTTATCAATTCATTTTTGTCTGGTAACTTGTATGCATCTGTTTTAGtgttatcatttaattttttataattaattaccaTTCTTGCTTTTCCTCTTACCTGCTCACTATGGTTTCTAACCATGAATGCAACTGATCTATGTTTAGAGGTGGATCATCTTATTACTTCTAGTTTTAgtaattctttaatttgtttactAAATTCTTCTGTATCTTCGTTATTAGCTTCGATAGCAGCTGtttttatgatatattctaGGTTAATTATTTCTAGTTTACACATAATCTTGTTATTATCCTAATGTACTAGGAGTCTTTCTCCAATTATTTCCATTTCATCTagtattaaaattattttatctaaaTCTTtgggtttttttattttttctagtgCATTTATCCCTTTTTGGAAATTATAGAATTctgtttctatatttattaaggTATAATCTTTTTCTATGTCTTCTAAGTATGTATCTTCTAAGTATTCTTCCTGTTCTTCATACAGGTTTTTTTAGTACACCTATTGCCATTTTTGCAATCTGTACAACAGGCAGCCACATTATTCCGTCTTTGGAAAACAAACAACTTTCATTATTTTGTAtgagaaaatattattctaTTACTAGGTCGGTTTTTATATCTAAGTCTTTAGCtagtattttatacatattataagTAGGTTTATAAAATTCATTACAAGTATTAATAAAGCTTATTTAGGCTTTTTCTATGTAATGATTATAAAAATTATAGGTTCCATCCATTTGTATTGTTGATATAGGTTCTTTAattgtttttaatactttttcgggcaatattcttttatttataagaCAACTTGTACATCCTGTGTCTACTAAGGCTAGAGTTTCTATTTCTatgtctttaattttaactCTAGCTAATACATTAACTGTTCCAAATTGTTTATCTTCATTACAAATAAAGCtagtattattttcttctatattcaTCAATTCTGTTTCGATGTTATCTAAATATATTGTTCCTagtgtttcttcttcttcttcttcttcttctacctTCCGTTTACCTTTTTCTAAATATATTAATCTTTGCTCTATTTCATTTATTCTGGTTTCTAGGGTTATTAATCGTAAATCCGTTACTGAGTCTTTTGTAGTTACCTTATCTTGTTGTGGTTCTTTTTGTTTTCCTACTTTTATTTCTAATTTAGTCTCTATACATGTAATACATGCTTCCATATAACATTTATGACATTTAGCTCTATTTGCTCTATTGGGGTACCATTTATATATGTTACATTGATTGCTATCTATACCTTTATGTCTCTCAAAATTATGATGACATTCTACGTTCATCATGGTACTTAATTGTAGGTCTTCTAAATTTATCATTCCTCTGTCTAATCCTATTTCGTTTACTAAATTATCTTCTTCTGAATCTAAGGATTCAGATTGGGTTTGTTCTGCTACTTCGACACTTACAATGGAGTATATACTTTCTGTATCTGACATACATTCGTCTACATTTAAAAGTGTCTCCTATAGTTCTTCTATTAATTGAGAGTTTCTAGTtcttatattatttcttttagggtATATGTTAGCTAAATGGTCTATACTTCCACATGCATaatattctaatttatttttatagttcATATCACTTCTATATTTTCTGACGTGTCTATCTCTATTTAAATAAGGTTTTCT
It contains:
- the LOC129893859 gene encoding 3-isopropylmalate dehydratase large subunit, chloroplastic-like, producing the protein MAASSSIASSSTVFINKKDLGLSSFSSQSSFSVQTARKRISKKIVSVMTPQQTERKPATTGTVKTGMTMTEKILAKASDKPEVSPGDNVWVNVDVLMTHDVCGPGSIGIFKKEFGQNAKVWDREKLVIIPDHYIFTTDERANRNVDILRDFCNEQNIKYFYDIKDLGNFRANPDYKGVCHVALAQEGHCRPGEVLVGTDSHTCTAGAFGQFATGIGNTDAGFVLGTGKILLKVPPTLRFVMDGEMPDYLLAKDLILQIIGEISVAGATYKAMEFVGTTVESLTMEERMTLCNMVVEAGGKNGVIPADKTTYDYLEGRTSVPYEPVYSDEGARYLKEYRFDVSKLEPLVAKPHSPDNRALARECRDVKIDRVYIGSCTGGKTEDFMAAAKVFLASGKKVKVPTFLVPATQKVWMDVYSLPVPGSGGKTCSQIFEEAGCDTPASPSCGACLGGPKDTYARMNEAQVCVSTTNRNFPGRMGHKEGQIYLASPYTAAASALTGYVTDPREFLQ